The Nocardioides humi genome includes a region encoding these proteins:
- a CDS encoding TetR/AcrR family transcriptional regulator, giving the protein MTTATARRTPADKHDERRRALADSALRTLGELGYARASLREIANNSEFSHGVVHYYFHDKLELIVYCVRQYKATCVHRYDGVVADATTADGLVAAFADKLVETIVEEAPMHRLWYDLRSQSMFEVSLREAVLQIDQTLEDMVWRVVSTYADLAGAAPAMTPHVAYGLLDGLFQQALLGYLCEREGVLDDLRAQVHDLMPVLLRPA; this is encoded by the coding sequence ATGACGACTGCCACGGCTCGTCGTACGCCTGCCGACAAGCACGACGAGCGCCGCCGTGCGCTGGCCGACTCCGCGCTGCGGACCCTCGGCGAGCTCGGCTACGCCCGCGCCAGCCTGCGCGAGATCGCCAACAACTCGGAGTTCTCCCACGGCGTCGTCCACTACTACTTCCACGACAAGCTCGAGCTGATCGTCTACTGCGTGCGGCAGTACAAGGCGACCTGCGTGCACCGGTACGACGGTGTGGTCGCCGACGCGACGACCGCCGACGGGCTGGTCGCGGCGTTCGCCGACAAGCTGGTCGAGACCATCGTCGAGGAAGCCCCGATGCACCGGCTCTGGTACGACCTGCGCTCGCAGAGCATGTTCGAGGTGAGCCTGCGCGAGGCGGTGCTCCAGATCGACCAGACCCTGGAGGACATGGTCTGGCGGGTGGTCAGCACGTACGCCGACCTCGCGGGCGCCGCGCCCGCGATGACCCCCCACGTCGCCTACGGCCTGCTCGACGGGCTCTTCCAGCAGGCGCTGCTGGGCTACCTGTGCGAGCGCGAGGGCGTGCTCGACGACCTGCGTGCGCAGGTCCACGACCTGATGCCGGTGCTGCTCCGGCCCGCCTGA
- a CDS encoding SDR family NAD(P)-dependent oxidoreductase: MTVPETSTTELTGRTALVTGGAQGLGRKFAEYLTAAGATVVVADLQDDKGKTVADAIGGTFVHLDVTDDASWEAAVAQAVRETGGLDILVNNAGIEIAGLFVDLDPDVVRRIFDVNVVGTSLGIKHSFRAMGPGGAAGKGGVVINIASVAATIAFPALSAYSASKSAVDRITRIAAMESGKLGLGVRVNCVYPGLVPNEMGAGLANEMTALGLFPSPEEAVAGVVALTPSGRLATEDEIADAVVFLASDRSRFVNGVGLPVDGGMGM; the protein is encoded by the coding sequence ATGACAGTCCCCGAGACGAGCACCACCGAGCTGACCGGCCGCACCGCGCTGGTGACCGGCGGCGCCCAGGGCCTGGGCAGGAAGTTCGCCGAGTACCTCACCGCCGCCGGCGCCACCGTCGTGGTCGCCGACCTGCAGGACGACAAGGGGAAGACCGTCGCGGACGCGATCGGCGGCACCTTCGTCCACCTCGACGTCACCGACGACGCCTCGTGGGAGGCCGCCGTGGCGCAGGCCGTCCGGGAGACCGGCGGGCTCGACATCCTGGTCAACAACGCCGGCATCGAGATCGCCGGCCTCTTCGTCGACCTCGATCCCGACGTCGTACGCCGCATCTTCGACGTCAACGTGGTCGGTACCTCCCTGGGCATCAAGCACTCCTTCCGCGCGATGGGCCCGGGCGGCGCGGCCGGGAAGGGCGGCGTGGTGATCAACATCGCCTCGGTCGCGGCGACGATCGCCTTCCCCGCGCTGTCGGCGTACTCCGCGTCCAAGTCGGCCGTCGACCGGATCACCCGGATCGCCGCGATGGAGAGCGGCAAGCTCGGGCTCGGCGTCCGGGTCAACTGCGTCTACCCCGGGCTGGTCCCCAACGAGATGGGTGCCGGGCTGGCCAATGAGATGACCGCGCTCGGCCTGTTCCCGTCGCCGGAGGAGGCGGTCGCCGGCGTGGTCGCGCTGACCCCGTCAGGCCGGCTGGCCACCGAGGACGAGATCGCGGACGCGGTCGTCTTCCTCGCCTCCGACCGGTCGAGATTCGTCAACGGCGTCGGCCTGCCGGTCGACGGCGGGATGGGGATGTGA
- a CDS encoding DUF5938 domain-containing protein — protein sequence MSTTRPVVVYGASGYTGRLICEYLREFGVPFVAAGRSADKLKDSMDAHVPGIETADYDIVEVGHDVAALTELLQDASVVCNTVGPFSKHGPAVVEAALAAGTHYLDTTGEQDWLITCEERYGADFAAAGLLLSPGIAQMYTTGEIAAELCLEKPGLDTLDIAVFWGGSPTIASTQTILVNAATSRAHYLQQNQYVEFDPTQGLVPLVVPGQHELALSLPWGGTSHPVWYRTDPRVANCKAQGGVFNAALMNGVPQIVAGALEATKDMSEAERDEALTATAAQVMNQMPPRENPRLNKSLDSVHASGPLGRAHCVIHGNQNYKQTGLLQAYAAYSLLQQPPLRVGFASGCKAFGHRALLGQLRAFGLVAEPVLTTEG from the coding sequence GTGAGCACCACCAGGCCCGTCGTCGTCTACGGCGCGTCCGGCTACACCGGCCGGCTGATCTGCGAGTACCTCCGCGAGTTCGGCGTCCCCTTCGTCGCCGCCGGCCGCTCGGCCGACAAACTCAAGGACTCGATGGACGCCCACGTACCCGGCATCGAGACGGCCGACTACGACATCGTCGAGGTCGGGCACGACGTCGCCGCGCTCACCGAGCTCCTCCAGGACGCGTCGGTCGTGTGCAACACCGTCGGCCCGTTCAGCAAGCACGGCCCGGCCGTCGTCGAGGCGGCGCTCGCCGCCGGCACCCACTACCTCGACACCACCGGCGAGCAGGACTGGCTGATCACCTGCGAGGAGCGGTACGGCGCGGACTTCGCCGCCGCCGGCCTGCTGCTCTCCCCCGGCATCGCGCAGATGTACACGACCGGCGAGATCGCCGCCGAGCTCTGCCTCGAGAAGCCGGGCCTGGACACCCTCGACATCGCGGTGTTCTGGGGAGGATCCCCCACCATCGCCTCCACGCAGACCATCCTGGTCAACGCCGCGACGTCGAGGGCCCACTACCTCCAGCAGAACCAGTACGTCGAGTTCGACCCCACGCAGGGCCTGGTCCCGCTCGTCGTACCGGGTCAGCACGAGCTCGCCCTGTCGCTGCCGTGGGGCGGCACGTCGCACCCGGTCTGGTACCGCACCGACCCGCGGGTGGCGAACTGCAAGGCGCAGGGCGGGGTCTTCAACGCGGCGCTGATGAACGGCGTCCCGCAGATCGTCGCCGGCGCGCTCGAGGCGACCAAGGACATGAGCGAGGCGGAGCGGGACGAGGCGCTGACCGCGACCGCCGCGCAGGTCATGAACCAGATGCCGCCGCGCGAGAACCCGCGGCTCAACAAGTCGCTGGACTCGGTGCACGCCTCCGGGCCGCTCGGCCGCGCGCACTGTGTGATCCACGGCAACCAGAACTACAAGCAGACCGGACTGCTGCAGGCCTACGCGGCCTACTCCCTGCTCCAGCAGCCGCCGCTGCGGGTCGGGTTCGCCTCGGGCTGCAAGGCGTTCGGTCACCGCGCGCTGCTCGGCCAGCTGCGGGCGTTCGGCCTGGTCGCCGAGCCGGTCCTCACGACCGAGGGCTGA
- a CDS encoding acyl-CoA synthetase, protein MRLVDYLDKGASLGGDALCLVCDGRTWTYDEVGGLAGRIASALAGRGVAPGDKVAILAANDPVAFTCVFGISRAGAVWCPINPRNEAAENRDLLALFDCTTLIFQASYAGLVDQIRGDLPAITTLVCLDAAPEWALSWESFLDCGVESVDRPALDDLAMIVGTGGTTGRPKGVMLTGTNLETMTALTLMSYPWPEAPARPAYLALAPLTHAAGVLCFPVLASGGSIVVMRTPDVGAFLGLIASERVTHTFLPPTLIYLVLDHPALPSTDLSSLQCFWYGAAPMSSLRLEEALTRIGPVMAQLFGQTEAPMMISTMAPRDHFRPDGSIAHERLSSAGRPAPLVTVSIMSSSGELLAAGERGEIVVRSSLVMRGYYKNPEATAEASAYGWHHTGDIGYLDEDGFLHIVDRAKDMVITGGFNVYSTEVEQALMAHPAVADCAVIGLPDEKWGERLTAVLQLRPGQAVAPDEVQAFVKERIGSVKTPKQVEVWTDLPRSKVGKVLKTEIKERLGS, encoded by the coding sequence GTGCGCCTGGTCGACTACCTGGACAAGGGTGCGTCGCTGGGGGGCGACGCGCTCTGCCTGGTCTGCGACGGGCGGACGTGGACGTACGACGAGGTGGGAGGCCTCGCCGGACGGATCGCGTCCGCCCTCGCAGGACGGGGCGTGGCACCGGGGGACAAGGTGGCGATCCTCGCCGCCAACGACCCGGTCGCGTTCACCTGCGTGTTCGGGATCAGCCGCGCCGGCGCGGTCTGGTGCCCGATCAACCCGCGCAACGAGGCAGCGGAGAACCGTGACCTGCTGGCGCTGTTCGACTGCACGACGCTGATCTTCCAGGCGTCGTACGCCGGGCTGGTCGACCAGATCCGCGGCGACCTGCCGGCGATCACCACCCTGGTGTGCCTCGACGCGGCGCCGGAGTGGGCGCTGTCGTGGGAGTCCTTCCTGGACTGCGGCGTGGAGTCCGTCGATCGGCCGGCTCTGGACGACCTCGCGATGATCGTCGGTACGGGCGGCACCACCGGGCGGCCCAAGGGGGTGATGCTCACCGGCACCAACCTGGAGACGATGACCGCGCTCACCCTGATGAGCTATCCATGGCCCGAGGCGCCCGCGCGGCCGGCGTACCTCGCGCTGGCGCCGCTCACCCACGCGGCCGGCGTGCTCTGCTTCCCGGTGCTCGCCTCCGGCGGATCGATCGTGGTCATGCGGACGCCGGACGTCGGCGCCTTCCTGGGGCTGATCGCGTCGGAGCGGGTGACGCACACCTTCCTGCCGCCGACGCTGATCTACCTGGTGCTCGACCACCCCGCGCTCCCGTCGACGGATCTCTCGTCCCTGCAGTGCTTCTGGTACGGCGCCGCGCCGATGTCGTCGCTCCGGCTGGAGGAGGCGCTCACCCGGATCGGGCCGGTGATGGCGCAGCTCTTCGGCCAGACCGAGGCGCCGATGATGATCTCGACCATGGCGCCGCGCGACCACTTCCGCCCCGACGGGAGCATCGCCCACGAGCGGCTGTCATCAGCGGGGCGGCCGGCCCCGCTGGTGACGGTCTCCATCATGTCCTCCTCCGGCGAGCTGCTCGCTGCGGGCGAGCGCGGCGAGATCGTGGTCCGCAGCTCGCTGGTGATGCGGGGCTACTACAAGAACCCGGAGGCGACGGCCGAGGCGTCGGCGTACGGCTGGCACCACACGGGCGACATCGGGTACCTCGACGAGGACGGCTTCCTGCACATCGTCGACCGGGCCAAGGACATGGTGATCACCGGCGGGTTCAACGTGTACTCCACCGAGGTCGAGCAGGCGCTGATGGCGCACCCCGCCGTCGCCGACTGCGCCGTGATCGGCCTGCCCGACGAGAAGTGGGGCGAGCGGCTCACCGCCGTCCTGCAGCTGCGGCCGGGGCAGGCGGTCGCGCCGGACGAGGTGCAGGCGTTCGTGAAGGAGCGGATCGGCAGCGTGAAGACGCCCAAGCAGGTCGAGGTCTGGACGGACCTGCCGCGCTCGAAGGTCGGCAAGGTGCTCAAGACCGAGATCAAGGAGCGGCTGGGGTCCTGA
- a CDS encoding enoyl-CoA hydratase-related protein — MTAVVRYARTGPDARPYAVLTLDSDRNRNALSAQLLEELRAALHRAAEDDVLAVVLRAEGRAFCAGADLGEAHREGMEVSAHRLAGLLRAILAHPLPVVARIHGPVRAGGLGIVAACDLAVAGDDVTYAFTEARLGLTPAVISLSVLPRMSARVAGTAFLTAGTFDARTALESGLITHAVRPELLDEAVDELVAGLTACERQGLEATKRLLNADALMYLDDRMDDMVALSAELFASDVARRHLSGYVR; from the coding sequence GTGACGGCGGTCGTCCGCTACGCGCGGACCGGGCCCGACGCGCGGCCGTACGCCGTCCTCACCCTCGACTCCGACCGCAACCGCAACGCGCTCTCGGCCCAGCTGCTCGAGGAGCTGCGCGCCGCCCTGCACCGCGCGGCCGAGGACGACGTCCTGGCGGTCGTGCTGCGGGCCGAGGGCCGCGCGTTCTGCGCGGGCGCGGACCTGGGGGAGGCGCACCGCGAGGGCATGGAGGTCTCGGCGCACCGGCTCGCCGGGCTGCTCCGGGCGATCCTGGCCCACCCGCTGCCGGTCGTCGCCCGGATCCACGGCCCGGTGCGGGCAGGTGGGCTCGGCATCGTCGCCGCCTGCGACCTGGCCGTCGCCGGCGACGACGTCACCTACGCCTTCACCGAGGCCCGTCTCGGCCTCACCCCGGCGGTGATCTCGCTCAGCGTGCTGCCGCGGATGAGCGCGCGGGTCGCCGGCACCGCCTTCCTCACCGCGGGGACCTTCGACGCCCGGACCGCCCTCGAGAGCGGCCTGATCACCCATGCCGTCCGCCCGGAGCTCCTCGACGAGGCCGTCGACGAGCTCGTGGCCGGACTGACCGCCTGCGAGCGGCAGGGGCTCGAGGCGACCAAGCGGCTGCTGAACGCCGACGCGCTGATGTACCTCGACGACCGGATGGACGACATGGTCGCGCTCTCGGCCGAGCTGTTCGCCTCCGACGTCGCGCGGCGGCACCTGAGCGGCTACGTGCGCTGA